The nucleotide window TCAAAGCACCATGCCAAGTTGTTTGAGTTTCCGGCAATTCTTGCATTTTCTGAAGTTCTCTCGGTGAAAAAATGGTCAATAAATGGTCAGATGTGACACAACTTGCATACGGTGTTGGATTCATTCAAACTTGGCATGGGTGGCTACGATGGGTATGTCCGCCTACTGGCAAAAGTTAGACCATTTTATGGATGTCCAAAAATAGACCATATTCAACGGAGGGTGTTCGGATAGGCGAAAGGGTCCGTTTGAGACCACATTATTTTCGGCATCTGTCACATGACCCAAATTATTCCATGAGCTTATATGGTCAATTCAAGGCATCATGCCAAGTTGTTTGAGTTTCCGACAGATTTTGCATTTTTTGGACATGCAAACAGTGTCGTAAGTCATTCAAATTTGGCATGCATGCCTCATATGTCTGTGCGAGGCTGCTGAAAGAATTTCGGGTCATGTATCCACAGTCCAAAAAACCACTAGTTGAGAGGAGTGTGCTAGACTAGGCCAAATGAGTGCATCCGTGAGCATTTAGTTATTTTTTCTAATTTGATTGCTTCATTTATTTGTAATTTCTGCCATTATCAATCAACAAGAACATTTTGTTATGCACTAATCATTTTTtgaaatttgtcaacaattttaaaATTTCAAATTGTGTATGAAAATTTGACAAGTTTGAACACCTTTTCCAAAATTGGTAACAAATTTCCAACAATTGATAAAAATTTTGAACAAAAATTAAAAACAATGTACTATTTTAAGAAATTATCAACTTTTTTTAAGCACAAATATTTCTTAGATCTGTGAACAAAATATTCGAAAATGTGATTTTTTTTAATTCCAGAATATTTTAAAATTCTAAAAATATTTTAAAACAAGAACATTTAGGGTATTCCAAACAAATTTCCCAATTTTTGAACAAGTTTCAAAAAGAACAATAAAGTTTAAAAAGGAAAAAATGATATGTGTGTGTGTCTGCTTCTGTATTGTGTTTCACTAAAAGAAACTAGAAATTCAAGATAAAGGGGCTAAACGTCTCATGTAATGCTAGGAGGGGGCAAATCTACTAAATCTAACTAATTTCCTATGACAAGTGGACACTTAGGGTTAGGGAGCAGTATTTGTGAGAGCTTGGGGGCGCCACGACCCTGCCTGTCACCGGACATGATATTCAATCTGAATTTCCAACACGTTGGAGCTGATTTTCCGACATGCTTCGAGTTAAGACCAGGGGGACGGGTGCTAGTGGCTTCGTTGGAACCCATGGTGGAATGCAGGGGTAGTGGTCGAATTTCTACTGCTCCGGGTACAAACTTCCTACACGTGATTCCTGTAAAAACTGTGAAGAGGCCATTATCATGTCTAGGACCTCACACCAAGCGTCCACCGTCAAAAACGGGATAACAAAAACGCATATTGTGGCGACGTAGATTGTGATGCTAGTTCGTATAATAGTTTCGCCATGGGTTCCAAAGCCACTATCTGTAAAAATCAATAGGAAGTGTTTGATTTTCTCGAAGAAAAATATCAGAAGGttagtttttttttttgagacaattaGAAGGTTGGTTTTTTTGAATTTCAGAACTAACTGAGTTAGTAACTTCTGCTAACTGAGTTCCAGGGCCCAAGTGTCATCTTACTATCATCAGGAATTCAGAAAATTAAAACGTTACTGACAAATGCTAGCCATTTTTGGTAACTAAGAGCAAAGCTTACAGCTTCATTTTGGTGAATCTTGTTAAACCCTGTGAATATTTATTTTTGGTAATAAACCTCTCTGAACTACGATGAATCTTCTTAAGAGTAAATTGCTAAATAGAATACCACAAAAGGACCAGCTGTTGCACATAACCAACAAACAGGATTAGAAAGGGGGACACCAAGTGCTCAACTCTCACAGCAAGAGACACCAAATCAATGTTTCAGATGCTTCATCTAAGAGAAATGCAGCTGGAAATGGTGAAGTGAACTAGTGTCTGCTCAAAGACAGCGAAAGAAAAAGAAGGCAGCTTATGTTCAAATCCTGAAAACAATGTAATGTGCAGTTTTCATTCTTGTAGTGCTGCTGTATAAAATCTGAATTTTGTTCATACGTTACAAATTCTTTTTCCTACTCCATTGCCGACACTCAAAACAGCACAACTAGAAGCACGATCAGCAGCTCACAGAAAGCCGCTACATTTTGCATTTTTAGTAAGTTCATAGCCTAGCAGAAACACAAGATCATCAACTCATTACTGGCAAGAACCACTGCCTTTTCATTTATACTTGGTGCATCATCATCCAAAAAAGAAATGAAAGATCATCAACCCATCGCAAGAACCCCTACAGGTAAATGCTTCATTCGGGAAGCACCACAGAGATGAATGCCAGAAGAACGATACTCCATGGCTGGAGGCAACGATTTCAGAAGTTCTGAATCATAGAACCGTGAGGACATAACAGACAGGTTCCCCCCTGTCTCGTCGACAAAACGGAGCAAGTTTTAGTTAGCAGTAGAAACACAAGAGCTCATAAGTTTTCTCGACCTATTTCTATCTATATGTAAAAGTAGGCATCTAGCTCTGCTGTCATTGTGCCGAGCCAAAATTCTGAGGAGGTGAACTCTCACGACTCCTGTTCCGACCTTTCTCTACTCTGCGTGGACATCCGGGTATCGCAGCCTACCATAGACTGGATAAGCAGAAATAATGAGTCAGTTAGGCATCAGACCATTAATCAGTAACAATATAAATGACAAGATCAAGAAGTCAAAACCTGAAACAATATAATTTGCAAGGAACTAAGCTTTTATGCACTATCTATTGTAGGATACTATCTGAATTTTGTTAACAGGTTAGAAACTTAGTATCTTCTATGCAAAGATGAAACGAGATGACTGAACTTGATTTGGCTTTTTTGGGTTCCATAATTTCTAATAGCGGCAAGATGTTACGAAAAGGACGAACTGAATTATCAGACAATCTTTTACCATGTGTACACAGACTGATAAATCCACATGGCACTGGCACCTACTATTCCCATTCAACTACTTTTACCTTTCTACAGGACTACATCAGTTTCAGAAAAGTGCCTATCATAATATCCTTTTTCCAAGCATGATCAGACTAGCACTCACTAAAGCAAGACTCTAAATATTTCTTTTGCATCTTAAGACTGTAAATATCATGTTCATGCAGTAAGCAATATCTAATCTAACATCTGCGCAAAAGATATTCAAGACCACCAGTACATTTCTCGGCAAAGAAGATCACTAGGAAGCAGACCAACAATCTAAATATCAAAAGTAGTGTAGGAACCAAAATTTGTTCACAGGTTATTTAACACAGGGAAAATGGGCTAAATCTTTTTCGTTAAGGCTGAAATAAGAGATGAATCAACTGATTTGGAATTTTAAGTTCCGTAATTGTACTGGCTTTACAAAAAAGAAAAGCATTACTGGCGGCGAATAGGACCAAACAGAGGAACTGAATTGTCTGAATCAAGTTTGACTGTAACCAGCACTTTCCATATCTGAATCAAGTATGGAAAACACTTTCCACTTCAAGGTTGAGTGGAAGCATGTTACTTGTGAAATGATTTGTTCCCCATATATAGAGCACCTTTACTTGTGTAGTACGTACAAGACTACAGCAGTCGCAGACAATTGCCAACTCCGAACAGTTTCAGACACCCCCCCAAAAAACAGTTTCAGACCACAGCAGATTCAGTTAACTATTACTAACAAAGACTTTAGCAGTTTCAGTAAACTGTTTCTCAAGCACAAGCCGATCATGGACATTCAGGAAATCGACACCAAAATCTGTTCATTGTGCCTAACAAATTTAATCAAGATGATTAGGAACTTAATTAGGACATGGAGAGGGAGGCTCTGACCAGGAGTCCCGCACTGGACGACGACGATCTCGAGGGTTTCCCCGGCGCCGCCATGGGGCAGGTTGGCGACGAGCGGCGTCGGCCTCCCGTAGCGGCCCGCTCGGACGCATGCGACGAGGTCGAAGATGTGCAGGTTGACGCGGGTGGACAGCTCGTCCCTCAAATGGTGCACGGACCTCCCCCTGAAAGGGAAGGCATCCCAGCCTTCCTCCTCGGCGTAGAACCCCTCTCCGTTCGCCCGCACGAACCGGATTGTCCGCCACACCCCCGGCCTGAGCCCGAACCAGTCGCCGGGGGACTGCAGTAGGAGCCACAAACAACGATGGTTATGTTCAGGAGCAGAGATCAAGAACCATGGTTATGTTCAGAAGAAGTCAAGAAACGGAGCAACGGCAAGAACAGAACCAGAAATTGCTCCCCAACTAATGAAATGAAAGTAACTAATGAAAGAAGCAGGTCATGGCGAACTCACGCGAACAGGATAATGAGGGATAGGCACATCCATTCTGGAGGGGACGGTCTGGAGGGTCCAGCACATCATGGTGCTGGTGTTGTTGGCGTCGTCGACGCTGACGCGGGTGTTCCAGGGGAGGTGCCTGCCGTTGGCGCGGAGGTAGCGGCCGCCGGCGTTGCGTAGCATGACGTCCCCGCCGGAACCCGCCTCCACGGCCCGCCACATGATGGCCCCCACCTCCGGCTGGTCGTAGTCGCGCAGCTCGGCGCGGAAGCCGAGGTTGCCGAGCGCGAGCGGCGCCCGCGTGGCCGTGGCGGCGAGGTAGCGGCCGTAGGCGGCGCTGTGGAGGAGCAGGTACGTGCCGTCGTTGCCTCGGTAGATGTGCACCGTCCACGCCGTCTCCAGCGTCGCGCGGCGACTGCGGAGGGAGACGCTCCGCCCGTCGTCGTTGGCGTGGAGGTAGGTGCCGTGCACGCGGCTCCGCAGCCGCACGTGCTGCCTGTCGTGGAACCTGTCCATCGCTCGCCGGCGCTGGAGAGCAGAGGCGGTGGGCGCTGCTGCGCGGTGGCGAGAGGTGGGGTTTCTTggggctccggcgagctctgTTGGCTGTTGGTTGAGGCGGTTACGCCGGGCGCCAACGCGAAGGCGGGTATTTGAAGGTGCCTGACACCATCGCCGTCCAGGGCTTTGGGTTTCGGCCCGTTTACTCGGCCCGGCCCACACTCCCGAGAAAGGCCTCGCTTGCGATCCCCAAACAGGGAGCTCCTATTGGACGCTCTTTGCGTCAAATTGGTGGCCAGACGCACAGGGGCAGctcgactgggccggcccatgaagCTTCACCGCGGGACGAAAAAATGGCAAAAAGAAAGTCAGGCGCGATGAGGATTCGAACCTGTGACCAAGTGCTTGCGACCGCGCACACGTCGCCAACACAGTAGAGTAGCACAGTTGGTTAAAAAGCAGCGCACGTATTAAAGAACTAAACCTGACTTGTGCACTGTAGCGAACAGTAACCAATTACTGCAGTGAACCCAAAATTACGTGTTGTATTGATTTGTTTTAAAGTATAGTTTCTTTGAATGCGTCTCTTTAAAAATGTGCGCACATTCTTTTAATTCATGAAAAAGTAGAGACAAGAAATTTTTTCGAATATGTGATTTTTTCTTTGAAAAGACAGAAATTGTTTTTGTGATAACGTGaacaattttttgaatttgtgaacaaattatGAAATTCCAAACAAATTTGAAACAGTGTGAAAAAATTATGAAATTCCAAAGAAATTGTAAccgcgaacattttttgaatttgtgaacaaattatgaaatttcaaacaaatttgaaaccgtgaacattttttgaatttgtgaacaaatatttgaaaatGGAATATTTCGTGATATTCTGAACAAAAATTCAAACagcaaacattttttgaattggtgaacaaaaaaattaaaaatggAAAATTTCGTGAAAGTATGAACAAAATTTTATAAGCacaattttttcaaaaaaatacttgaacattttctaaatttctttccaaattttgaaaacgtgaacattttttgaaaatgtgatttttttttgaaaaacacGAACAATTTTCGAAAATTGGAACAAATGTGAAATTCCAAAGCTATTTTGAAAATTTGAACAAATTTGAAAACGCGAACATCTTTTGAAAATCACGAGCAAATTTTGAAAAATGGGGACAAATGTGAAATTCCAAAACTTTTTGAAAATTTGAACAAATTTGAGAACGCGTACATTTTCTGAAAATTGCGAACAAATTTTGAAACACTGAATACATTTTGAAACACAAACAAATTTTGTACATCTTTTTGAAAAGAACGGAATGTTATTTGAAACCTGAACAAAAAAAAACAAACATTTTTTATAAAAAGCCGAATAAAGTATTGAATATattgaacttttttgaaattgcGATATTTCTAAAACGAAAATAAAATATAGAAAGAAAGAAACAGGAAAACGAAAAACAAAAAAACGTGAAAGAAAGGAACATATAATAGGAGATATCCTTGCACTTACAGGACACTAGTGTTGTTAAGGTCGAGTGGCTAGACTCTCATCTCCAGAAGTGGGAGGTTTAGGTTCGAGTATTTCCCTCTCTTCTTTTTTTAGCGATTTTCTCTGTACGATGCATCCgacatgggccggcccacgaaCGGTCGATGGGTGTGCGGCAGGTCGACATTTTGCCGCAAAATGCGGCGAATAGGGAATTCCCCCCAAACACgcgcgtggcggcggcggccggcagCGCCCCAGCGGCCAGCGCGCCGGCGCGGCGAAGAATTGGCCGGTGGCATTGCTTCCCTCTCTTCTTTTTTTAGCGATTTTCTCTGTACGATGCATCCgacatgggccggcccacgaaTGGTCGACGGGTGTGCGGCAGGTCGACATTTTACCGCAAAATGCGGCGAATAGGGAATTCCCCCCAAACATGcgcatggcggcggcggctggcagCGCCCCAGCGGCTAGTGCGCCAGCGCGGCGAAGAATTGGCCGGTGGCATTGCTTCCTCTCCTTGCCCTGCCCCGGCACGCCCTCCCGGCACCAGCAAAGCGAGGTAGAGCGACAATGGTGAGGAGGCAAACCACCATCAGATCCGGCGAGAATGCTGCTGCTTGCTGTCCTCCTCTGCCCTGTGCTAGCCTCTGTTGCGTGTGCGTGCGCTGACACCTGGTGGTGTGATGGTGTTTGTCCTAGCCTCATCTGATCTCAGTTTCTCATTATTTTGATGTTTCCCTTTGTCTTCTGTAATTGTGGTCATGTGGAGTTATCAATTGTTGTAAAATTGTGTGAGAGCAACTCCAACGCAATGACCCAAACGGATACGGATTCTGTCCACATTTTGTCCGTTTAGGTCGCATATCCGCCTAGCGGACATGAGGCGGACGGGGGCTGGCGGTGGATGAACCCCTCTACCTCCCACAGGGCCACCTCGACCACCTCGGTGCTGTGCCCGCGCCGTCGTCGCCCGGCCCCAAGCTCGCTCCGCCGCGCCCGGCCCGAGCTCACTGTGCCGTGGCCCAGGTGTGGCGCGGCAAGGAGCCCGACGGCGACTGACCCCACGGCGGCCAGCCGACAGTGGATAGACACGCCAATGGCGACCCCGCGCCCGGCGAACACGGTGACCTGGACCGCGGCGAGCGCGAACCCGCCGTCCCCACTCCCCTCAACCACCGGAAGCCGCGACACGAGCGAGTAGAGCTGGGCGACGTCCCGGGGCCCGTCGCCGGAGAGCTCGTCAAAATCATCCTCGCTCTCGGCGACGGTGAGCTGGACGGTGTCACCGCCCCCTCCTCCCGCGGGTAAGAAGAACTCGTACCTGGCGCCATCCGGGCAGGGTCGGACGCGGCAGGGGAGCGGGTAGAAGTCCCGCAGCGCGGCGGAGAGGGAGGAGATCCAGCGCAGCACGGGCCGGTGAAGATCCAGGGCAAGTCGAAGAAGGTGAGCGGCAGCGCGCGGCCGCCCCCGCCGGCCTCCGCTGCGACGGCGAGCGTGTCGAGGACCCTGGTGGCCATGGGAGGGAGCTCGATTCCCTCCCCGAGCTCTGGTCCAGGAACGCCGCGCCCGGCcccgagctcgccgccgccgtaGTTAGCTTCTGCGGCCCTCGGTTTGTGGGAAGAAAAGGGGAAGGCGCGGGTCGCTGGTTTGTGTGGCCATGGCGGACACGAGAGGCCACCAGGCGGATGGGAGCGGACGATGGGAGCGCTCGCTTTTGTCCGCCGCGGACCCATTTGTTTCCATATTTGCGTTCAATTTGGGTCCGGGACGGACAGTAAGCGGACAGCGGGCGGACACCATGTCTATTTGGGTCGCTTCGTTGGGCCTTCTTTTCTGTCCGGATGATCCAAACGGATAaaatgggtcgccccattggagttgctctgaTGTGGCATTCGTGTTTTGGCATGATGGTTTAACGACTTACGTTCAATGGATGTTCATGTGTGTCTTATGCCCGCAAAAAATAAAAGGGTGTCTTGACAGCGATAATATTATTGGTGTTACTGTGATTGTCATGTTGTATAGTGCTCTTGTTTTACTATTTAAGATGTCAACACGGACATCCTCGGCCAAGGATCAGTCTTTCTTCTCTGTCCCCGTGGAGCAAAAGCGCTCCTGTCACCCACCTCGTATCTCAGCGTCAGGGTTGTTTTCTTCTCGTCCCGGACCCTTGACAGCTATTTGTTCCTCGTGAGGAGACCCGCACCGGCTGTCAGAACCACCTAGTGATGCATGTGTGTAAGCCTAAAGGCTTGAGGCCGAAAGCAAAAAAACAGTGGCAGCGGGATGACAACGTCGACCGGGGCTTGGGTTGCTCCTTGGTGAGGGTGGACTATCGAGGCGATGAGCAATGTGGCAGGGTCAATGCCATAGCTTGAGATGACTAGGCATCATGCATGGGAAAGGGAGGAAAAAGGAAGTAGTGATCACAAGCAACGTATGAATGTGAAGTGTGACTGTGCGTGGATTCATGGGGATTCAGAGTTTGGTTACTGGTCTCGATGGGCTTTGTGGGAATCATATCCAATCTGTACGCACTTTTACGGGGTTTCATGGGGTTCAGGTACGGTGGACAATAGGCCCCATGCGTATGTGGCCATTTGGTGGTCTTTTCTCTGTTTCTTGTATACTTATCCAGCAGAATCCTCTTTATTGTTGAACTTTCAACTTTTGTATGGACATGATGTTGGCCTTATTTATAGAATGGGGCGAAAGGCTATTTCCACAATGGACCCACGAAACCCCGACAAGGAAACATTTGGACATCAACAACCCCTCAGGGAGCAAAATGAGCCCAAACCATCCCTAATAGAGCAATTCCCCGTCGAGGACCGAGTAATCAGGCTTGCTTTGCCATCTTCATTCATTATTGTTGTGCTTTTGGTCATCTTCCTTGACGCCACGGTAACATAAAGGCGGTTTGATGACCTGCAATTCAAAGGGAGAGCCCCAACGATCTTAGGATTCCATAGTGGGCAACTCATGCATGTTCTTCGAAGTCATTTAGGAAAATCCAAGATGTGCATGTTGATCTTATCTACCAAATCCTATAAAAGCCGAGATGTGAAAAAGGTTTGGATAAAGGGACGACGTCTCACATGAAtgtttttttaacacagtacaaaCGCAAGTGATTCTATACACGTGCATACattcacccctatgaacgcacacacgcacaccctacccctatgagcatcTATGTTGATGTATATTTTCATTTATTGGATTATTTTCATAATTATTTATGTTCCTTTAATTTAATTTAGGTTGCTTAGTTAATCGATAAAATCAGACTGTCTGTATGTGGTCATCAAGGGCATCGCCATGAAGTTAGTTTTTCACCCTCATATTGATTCTATTTTGTTGCCCCTCGTGGTTATTCCGACCCCAATAGGTGGAAGAGGCAACATGTTGGATGTGTTTTTAGTTCTAGACTTTCAAGATTTCTATTTGGCATGACGCCACCATGCATGACGTTGGGGGTAGTGACTCAATGAACAAGAGCCTCTCAACTCTATTTGAGTATGTGTGGTGATGCTTTATAGTGTTGGTGTGGAGCTAGTGGAGTTAGAGCATCCCAATAGACGGTCCAAATGTAAAAATACCTAACTTTTGGATCGTCTGGGGCAAAAAACGCTGCTCCAATAAATGGTCCATATGCAAACAAAATTGAACCGTTGCCTCCTCGTGATGTAAAATACAACACCTCGCGGTGTAAATATACATCACGAGATGTATCTGGTCCAAAACTAGCCGCCACCCGCGAACGCCCAACCACCACTTCATTTCCTTTCCCGCCCGCCCGCGACCCTCCTGGCGGCCGCCGCCCCCCGCCGTCCGGCGCCGCCATGGCCGATGCCGACGACCCcgccgccttctccgccgccgccgcagctgGTGGGCTGACCCACGtggccgccgccgctgccatcTCGCCCGCAACCGCGGCCATGCCGCCCCCCGCGCCCGCCGGCCCGGATTGACGCCGCCCCGGCCGGTGGCCACCGCGCAGGCGGCGAAGCCGGCGAAGGGACGAGGAGGCAGCGTCAAACGGCCGACCAACCGCAGCCACAACCCGGCCGACAGTTCTACGCGGCCGGCGAAGGTCTCTAAGGAGACCGCGGCGGCTCGGGGCGACGACTCGCAGACGGTGCGGCCGGCAGCCTCCTCCAGCAGCCACACATCCATTCCTCAAcctcccccgccgccaccgccggccaTGGAGGAAGATGTGGCCACGCCGATGGCCACCGCCTCCAACATGTTCGACGAAATGTCGCAAAGGTATACATTTTGCGGTTGTGCTCCCGTTTGTGCTCTCATTTGTTGTTTCAAATTTTTTGTGTTcttaattgtttgtgcatgcaATTGTAGTGTTGATGATGAAGCTTTCATGCACGCAACAAATGTGGCAAATGATGAT belongs to Triticum urartu cultivar G1812 chromosome 7, Tu2.1, whole genome shotgun sequence and includes:
- the LOC125518402 gene encoding uncharacterized protein LOC125518402, which translates into the protein MDRFHDRQHVRLRSRVHGTYLHANDDGRSVSLRSRRATLETAWTVHIYRGNDGTYLLLHSAAYGRYLAATATRAPLALGNLGFRAELRDYDQPEVGAIMWRAVEAGSGGDVMLRNAGGRYLRANGRHLPWNTRVSVDDANNTSTMMCWTLQTVPSRMDVPIPHYPVRSPGDWFGLRPGVWRTIRFVRANGEGFYAEEEGWDAFPFRGRSVHHLRDELSTRVNLHIFDLVACVRAGRYGRPTPLVANLPHGGAGETLEIVVVQCGTPDFGVDFLNVHDRLVLEKQFTETAKVFIWKVLVTVKLDSDNSVPLFGPIRRQ